In the genome of Malania oleifera isolate guangnan ecotype guangnan chromosome 5, ASM2987363v1, whole genome shotgun sequence, the window TTGATTTTAACGACGTCTTTGGGGGCTTGGAGTTTGAACCctatatttatatttgtataaatttggGCAAAATAGAGTAAAAGTTTCatccaaatccatacaaatttaATACGAAGTTCAAACTCCATGCTACTAAACACCGCGTGAGTGAGGTTCTTTGGTATGATTTTGTTTTCCTTGGTTTTATTACTTTATACTCGACATGTATATTTGAGTCTGTCTTGAGAAGATCTGAGTttgcttttcttttcatttttcccATTTTTCTGTCCTGGTTCTGAAAGAGTTCGattttttgatttgaaattttttttccctttctggCTTTCCAATGTGGTTGGAATCATATTTAAATAGGATTCCATTcaattaatttagaaatttagTAATGTTGCCTGGAATGGTTCAAATTATTAAGTGATTTTTCACGGAATTCTTTTTTCCTGGTATTGTAAATGTGTATGTGCATTCACTTGTATTTGCAATTTTGTCCCTTATTTAGAATTTGTTTGATGGAGGATTTATCAATTGGGCAATTTCCTTTAATCTCAATTCCCATACATTCTCGTACCATTTTTGTTAGATTTATGACTCACAAAAGGTATGTTCTTTAGAATTGTGATTATACCGAACTCTATTTCTTTTCACACCAAGCACAAAATTTAACCCAAAAAACCAAGAATTACAACCCTGTGTTTGCAAAAATGGATTTAAggccttagatttgaatttgtgttgatttggataaaaagaaatgcaaaattatattgagttttgtTCAAATCTACACAAGTCCAACTTGAAGGTCTGAAATCCAGGCTTCCGAACATTACCTGTGTGATTTGCAAATCCATCCATTCCAAAAGTTTCTTTGCACACGCACACCCCGCCACCCGCCCGCccgcgcggggggggggggggtggtgggtttgttatttaatttatttttttccttcctgtgttttttttttttttttttcaaattttggatGTGAATGAATATATGAGTTGAGTTCCTCTTTACAAATTTTGTTTTGTTGGATCCATATTTTCAGGATGTTGCGCCTTCTATCAAGTTGTTGAGGCCTTTGTTGCCGCCAAACCCTTACCTTCGGAGCCTGAAGGTTGACTGTAGCCGGCTTGACGATTCAGCCATTGGACATCTTCTTCGGCCTTCTTTACATGAGCTTTCTCTGTATAACTGTGCGGATTTTAGTGGAAAGCTACTCTCTGATATTGGAGGACAATGCAGGGACCTAAGgttctctccctccctccctccctctctctctctcacatgcTTCCAAGTTCCAACGCTTGTTACCTGCTGGGCAGAAGATAATGATGTGATCATGggcattcaaatttaaattcttcTTTGTTGGATCAATCATCTCTCCTTCCTTGAGTTATTTATTGGTATTGTGTTACTACTTTCATACAGGTTTCTGTACTTGAGTTCAGTGGCCGAAAAAAGAGGACGAGCAATCCATATTTCTGATCTTGAAGAGTTAGTCAATGGTTGCACTCAATTAGAAGTAAGCTTCATTTTCTGGAGTGGTAATCCTGCTTAAGCATTATTGGAAAATGTTTGGTAAGAGATTCTAATAACATGTTAGTAGAGCCATTATTGCTATTTCTGTCATCTGCAACTTCATGGGATTTGCTAGAACATCCTGATAAAATCAGCCTCCTATGTATGGATTGGACTTGGAGTTGGAGTTACCTTTATTTTGTTGTTATTGCATCAGATTGATTTCATTATGGACAACTTAACAAAAATATACTGTATGTCATTACTTATGGCGAAAGCCCTCCCATAGCTTGGTGTTCATTTACTCAAACCTCAATAGTAAAATGATATGTAATGACATACGGATGGGAGTCAGTATCAGGATGAAGAACTGAAACTTGCCAAGGTTACTTCAATGGGAGTTACAAGGTGCAAACTATAGTGGTTTGTTCAATTCATTTTATTAAGATTGTGGTATGGTTACTTTATTATACTTTATGTTCTTACTAGCCATTGGATACATTTGATGTGtatgtaatatatattcatttaatttgtttGTAAAAAGTTGATtaaattattttgttattttattttttaaggttaattaaattataattttttttttcttatatcaaCTAAGAATAACAACAATTATTTTTTTAGGTCTtgctaggtggggtcagctatatgaatgcTCCTTCATCATTCAACACAGTCTAGGACAATATCCCCCAACAATTGGAGGATTGTTAGGTCCTTACTCCCTATCTTAGtccaagttattctaggtctACCCCTCTGCTCCTTGCTCCGTATCTTAGTCCAAAAAACATTTACTTTTTGAATGTGTTGTTTCTTTTTTACCCAACATTATGAACCAAGTAGCATAATCGTTCTatagaattttctttttaattttatcaGTATTTTAATTCTCCTGAAACACttatccattttacccaacttgttttAGCTCTATGTATTACTTCTtccatttctcctttagcttgcacaATAAGgcatcgaaatctacaagtggaGCGCCCCATGTAAACATACACCATGGAGCCCTAGGTATTTTACGTATACATTTGTTAATAGCTGTATTCTACATTAGCTCCTTTCCCTTATTGTAATTTATGCCTATGAGTATATATATTTCATTAAGGCCctatttggaacttggaaaatatgagagaaaggaaaggaaaatacaaAGGAATTCAATTTCTCGTGTTTGGTTATTAAgcaaagtgaaaaagaaaataaaaaatatatcaaatcaatgaacaaaaatttggttttatgcaCCATTAAcacttaatttttcttaatttttaatcctATTAGAAGTTTAGAACAAACTTtaatttttagtagtatttgatatagagagaaaaatataatggaaaataagtttccttcTCATTTTCCTTGCCTTTCCCcaccaaaatccttgatccaaacagacCCTAAATGTTTGATTGTAATGTTCCTTGGCTGAAAAACCAATTAGCAATTTCAGGAGTCCTTTTGGAAGCTGGATTGAAATAGGAGAAAAGCCACATTTAAAAGAAATTTGCACCCTTGTACTGGTTTTGAGTTCTTAATATCTTACCTAAAGATTAATCTAGATTGGATTAATGCAAGGCAAGAGTTTTCGGAAAATTAATATTGTTTATTTTCTACTTGACCTCTTTAATGTAACAATTGAACTTTAGGTTACATCCTTGTCAATATTGATATGTAATTTGCTGGAATGCCTCCAAAATTAACTGAGCAGTTGCCTTGGATTTCATTTTAGTTGTCGGCTCTGCATGTGTTTCATGTCTTATCATTAATTGAGCAATCCAACAGAGACAGAGGTCCTTTACTCCATGGCACGAAtcttttttccttttccatttcaATAGCAAAACTGCAATCCATAGTCTCATTGAATCCAAGTGTGTTGCCAGCTGCCCGTGGAGTATGTGGACTCTGTAAAATGTGGTTTGAGATGAGCATTTTCCTTTTCATGTATGACATTTCTATGTAatttttagtgatggatttgatatATTTATTCTGATACTTCTTTTCTATATGCAGACACTTGTCCTGATGTTTGACATATCATTATTTCTGCATCATAACTTTGCCCAGGTCTGGGCTTTGGCTTCTGCAAAACTCACTTCTCTGGAGTTTGGCTACATTTCTTCAATTATGGTGACTGAACTGCTAAGCTCCACTGTGGTACCACATCAACCACCAAATCATATTCAACCATCCATACTACCAAGTATTCATAAACTGTGCCTTTCTGTGGACTGCATAACTGATACCATGGTTAGTACAATATCTAGAGGTCTTACTGCCTTAACCCATTTGGATCTTCGAGATGCACCCATCATAGAACCAAGAGTTACGTTGGATCTCACCAATGCTGGCCTGCAACAGATGAATCAGCATGGGAAACTAAAACATCTATCCTTGGTGCGAAGCCAGGAGTTTGTCATCTCCTACTTCAGGAGAGTTAATGATCTTGGAGTTCTTTTAATGGCTGACAGATGCTCAAACATGGAAAGTATTTGTCTTGGTGGATTTTGTCGTGTAACAGATACTGGTTTCAGAGCAATCTTGCATTCTTGCTCTAGCTTGTACATGCTTAGGATATTTCATGGGACCCAACTGACTGATTTGGTTTTTCATGACATATCTGCAACTTCTCTTTCTTTGACACATGTTAGTTTGAGATGGTGCAATCTTTTAACCAATTATGCAGTTATGTGTTTGGCATCCAACAAGGGTCTTAGGGTTCTTGACTTGAGAGATTGTAGAAGCCTTGGAGATGAAGCCCTTCAAGCCATTAGTAATCTCCTTCAATTGAAGATTTTGCTATTGGATGGGTCTGGTATAAGTGATGAGGGATTGTCGTTCTTAAGTCACAGGGTGTTAAGTTCTCTAGTGTCACTGTCTGTTAGAGGTTGTAAGAGGCTTACCGACAAGTGCATTGCTGCTATTTTTGGTGACTCTTCTAAGCACGAGTTGCAGGAATTGGACCTATCAAATCTTCCAAACCTCTCTGATAATGGAGTCTTGTTGCTTGCAAAAAGCCGAGTTCCTATTGTTGAACTTCGAATGCGACAATGTCCACGCATAGGCGACACTTCAATAATGGCACTAGCCTCGATGCAGGTCGATGAAGACCGGTGGCACGGGAATAGATTGCGGTTGTTGGATCTTTATGACTGTGGCAGCATTACACAGCTTGCATTCCGGTGGTTGAAGAAGCCCTACTTTCCAAGGTTGAGATGGTTGGGATTGACAGGAAGTATGAATAGAGATATGGTGGATGCTTTAGCCAGGAGCAGACCATTCTTGCATCTTGCATGCCGGGGGGAGGAGCTGGGAACTGACCAGTGGGATAACTTGAatggttcctacatgcatgattaCGAAGAAGTGGATGAACTAGAACAATGGCTGcaggaagaagatgatgagaatgagaATGAGGATGAGGATGAAGAGATGGGGGAGGCCTAAAATGATGCAGAACTGGCAGGTTAAATCCCCATATAAGAATTTATGTTAAATGCATTTTTAACATGTGAATTCTGCTGGTTGTGTGTGTACAAAGTGTAACTTTTAACTGTAGAATATGTGCgtgtgtatttatgtatatatattaatttaagcTTGTTCTCCAAAGTTCCCTGGGAACATTAAGTTTATTAGTATGCATATACCTATTTTGGATGAACTTAGAAGTGTATTATCCTGTGGATATAAAAGCCAAAATCACTAAATCTATCTTTCGGAGCACTCCAAGTTTGAACTTATATTTGAATTCATATAGATTTGAACTTATATTTGAATTCATATAGATTTTGACAATTTGATCAAAACTATAGAAATTTAAAACCAAGTTTTGAAATTATATGCTTTCAAAAGCCAGCTAATTTTCCTTGGGGTGTCTGCCTAGTTGATCTTTTTTCCTTTCATCTGTTCAAGACTTTCATGCTAGGAGTTTCGAGCATGAATATGAAACGAGAGAGAAGGGTGAAAATTGGCCTCTTCCCTTCTCCTTTATGAAGAAAGCCCTTTTCTTTCTAGAGAAGGGTATGAATTATTTTTGCAGTGCAGACCAAGGCCCAGTCCAATGGACCAACAAAACTAGCCAACAGGTCTCCAAATGCTTCTTAATTCCCACAACATTGTTATACTTGGTTTGATATCACATGAAAATTGGAATTGTTTAGGATAAGGCAGAAGTAGGAGAATCATACAGTGATCCTGAGCTCTTGGGACTTAGGTCCCTGCCCCACTCTCACCAACTTTCATCAATGGGGAAAAAGGCACCTTATCCTTCCGCTGGGGGGCTGCCCCCAGAAAGGGCTGTTGTCTGCCTTTCCAACATGCTGTAAACCTCATGGTGGGAGCATTTGCTCAAGTTTTGTTCCAATCACATACCCCACCAAATTCCATTTCTAGCTTCCCACTTCTGTGCCTGTACACGCACACATTCTACTCAGTATTAGATGAATATTTTTTATAGATTTGTTTTATATATTATAGGATATACAAAATTTAGGTTTAGTTCTCGGAATACTTAATGTcttataaaaattatttcaagactTAATAATTTAAGAAGAAGTAATATTGAATAGAAAAGAAATAATTATTCTTGTCATAATATGGGTTTTTTATTATTAACTCATACaatttttttatgttattattttctttataatcaTAACATATGTACGTCTGAGTAAATTATCGAGTTCTTCTACTATAACTATTTTATTCCTAAGAATAAAGTAGAGGAGTTTGTTTTTTCGCATTATTATTTGCTCTTATACCTTAAGATATACACTATTTATGTCATACAATATGATTTATAAGATCTTATAGGGCATAGACCATGAGATATATGCACTgtcttaaaattttgattttgaactaaaattttgaagctttAAAGTATGCAAATTGAGAAAACTATAAATTTGcataattattttttgtttactATACAATATATATTACAAAGCTCATACGATACATCCCATATCGTATAAGATATCAACCATAAGATATAAGTCATAGGTTGTAGGTAATGTcgataaatatttttcaatgctTATATAAACAAACTTTACTCTATTACATATACTTCAATGCCAATCTAAGTATCAAAAAAAGCGCTCGAAGAACACCAAAGGTCTTCTCTTGGTTGTAGGTGATCGCTAACATACTGTGAAAGTGAAGATGGAAGAATGATTTTTGATGCCAACAAAGTGACATGCCACATAAGAGGCCACATACTTTTAAAAAGAAATCAAGTGTGCTTGCCTAGCTAAGAACACAACTTCAAGGCCAAGTATGAGGCCGTATTTCAGCTCATAATACACATGGACTTCACACGTACTCCCTCATGCACAAAGGCAAGAGTAatctttttaattatttatttgagttGTTGAATCCTAGCGTGTAGGGTGATCAACTATCCATAAAAGTTCTCTAATCcttgaattttcatatttaaaatgaGCATTTCGGAAACTATTCATAGATGTTCTTCTTTACAGGGATGTtctaataattaaaatataaaatttttacatTGAAAGCTTTAGATTTGAATCTTAAGAATGTATGGGATATAGTTCAGGCTACTCCTTGTTGTGACAGCCTGGGACACACTGAGCTTTCAATtgacaaaaaggaaaaaaataaaaataaatcaagatgCTACTTTACAAAGCTGCAACTTATTTGCTAGCACTTTAATGTCTTTTCTTTTTAGTCTAGCTCTTGTTGTAGAAATTCATTGAATTATTTTAGAACTTTGATTCCTTaactaataataaaagtaaaaaaagcTTGGAAACCCGTAGTATACTTCAAGAGATCTCTTTAATGTTTAAGTTAGGAACGAAAAAGTAAGGATTAAATATGATAATAGCGTGTTAATCTTCTTATGCTCCCCTAAAAAGGTATGTCCCTTCATTTCCGTTCTTTAACTTTTAATTATTCATTTCCCGTCTTACCCTTAATTAGATCTTAAGTCACATCTTTTATGTCAAGGTGCCTTTTTACTTTCCTTATTTTAGATATCATTTTATCTTTATCAATAGCTATTACCTTTCTCCTAAAATACAAGAAAATTTAGTCATTTTTTAGAACAAATAATTATCTTGTTGCGAGTGGATGAATTAGTTCTAAGAATATGGACATCTCTCATGGGGCAACTATCCAAAAAGGTTCTCTtaacagtctctctctctctctttctctctcttgttGGGAGAGGTATAAACAAACAACCACAgaggaataattcttctccccatatgcaagcaaatatagtgtatctctacttttataagtgctgaaaataataagaaaaataatcaatcacaccaaaccaCAAAAATATaagcaattttttacgtggaaaaccttttcagtgtgaggaagaaaaatcacgggacCTAGTTCAGTTGAAACTTTCATTATCAACCAAATAATGAGTAcaccaagtcttctctaatcgcaattagagactacaaatatatctcatcaagatatcaacaatcgtggtaaatacaaagagaattggagagaatatatcAAAATCGTGATTACTGTTTATGTGCAAAAATCCCAATTCTTGAGCTTAAAATCCGATCTCCgccgttcagattgtagctccttgaatCATGAACCTCTTCTCCAAATTTCAATTCGATCAGACCACAGACGAAGCGGGATTAGCGTTGTGTAAAATTCTTTTGATTTCTAAATTGAACGAATCCTAGTTAGCTTAACAAATCCTCA includes:
- the LOC131156599 gene encoding F-box/LRR-repeat protein 10 isoform X2; this translates as MANCEKSVVEGLEVLPSALLATIMTKLDVGSICAIASTSKTLKDCASHILSFLPSFHLRDVAPSIKLLRPLLPPNPYLRSLKVDCSRLDDSAIGHLLRPSLHELSLYNCADFSGKLLSDIGGQCRDLRFLYLSSVAEKRGRAIHISDLEELVNGCTQLEVWALASAKLTSLEFGYISSIMVTELLSSTVVPHQPPNHIQPSILPSIHKLCLSVDCITDTMVSTISRGLTALTHLDLRDAPIIEPRVTLDLTNAGLQQMNQHGKLKHLSLVRSQEFVISYFRRVNDLGVLLMADRCSNMESICLGGFCRVTDTGFRAILHSCSSLYMLRIFHGTQLTDLVFHDISATSLSLTHVSLRWCNLLTNYAVMCLASNKGLRVLDLRDCRSLGDEALQAISNLLQLKILLLDGSGISDEGLSFLSHRVLSSLVSLSVRGCKRLTDKCIAAIFGDSSKHELQELDLSNLPNLSDNGVLLLAKSRVPIVELRMRQCPRIGDTSIMALASMQVDEDRWHGNRLRLLDLYDCGSITQLAFRWLKKPYFPRLRWLGLTGSMNRDMVDALARSRPFLHLACRGEELGTDQWDNLNGSYMHDYEEVDELEQWLQEEDDENENEDEDEEMGEA
- the LOC131156599 gene encoding F-box/LRR-repeat protein 10 isoform X1; translation: MANCEKSVVEGLEVLPSALLATIMTKLDVGSICAIASTSKTLKDCASHILSFLPSFHLRDVAPSIKLLRPLLPPNPYLRSLKVDCSRLDDSAIGHLLRPSLHELSLYNCADFSGKLLSDIGGQCRDLRFLYLSSVAEKRGRAIHISDLEELVNGCTQLETLVLMFDISLFLHHNFAQVWALASAKLTSLEFGYISSIMVTELLSSTVVPHQPPNHIQPSILPSIHKLCLSVDCITDTMVSTISRGLTALTHLDLRDAPIIEPRVTLDLTNAGLQQMNQHGKLKHLSLVRSQEFVISYFRRVNDLGVLLMADRCSNMESICLGGFCRVTDTGFRAILHSCSSLYMLRIFHGTQLTDLVFHDISATSLSLTHVSLRWCNLLTNYAVMCLASNKGLRVLDLRDCRSLGDEALQAISNLLQLKILLLDGSGISDEGLSFLSHRVLSSLVSLSVRGCKRLTDKCIAAIFGDSSKHELQELDLSNLPNLSDNGVLLLAKSRVPIVELRMRQCPRIGDTSIMALASMQVDEDRWHGNRLRLLDLYDCGSITQLAFRWLKKPYFPRLRWLGLTGSMNRDMVDALARSRPFLHLACRGEELGTDQWDNLNGSYMHDYEEVDELEQWLQEEDDENENEDEDEEMGEA